One Mycolicibacterium doricum genomic window, CCTTGCCACCACCCTGGCCGAGGCTCGCGCGGATCGCCGTCCGATCGAGACGGTGGTAGGGGAGGTATACGCCGTAGGAGACGATGCCGCTGCGGTCGTTGAGGCTCATGGTCACACCAGTCCCGTCCGGAGTCGGCTCATATCACCCGTGCGACGGCCGTCGCCCTGATCGCCGAGTCGCCGGTCTGCCGGGTGACGGTCAAGGCGATGTCAGCAAGCCGTTCCCCGCCCTGTTCGCGGACCCCGGTGACGGTGCCGGAGAAGCTCAGCACGTCACCGGGCCAGACTTGACCGGTGAAACGGATGCGGTAGGACCGCAGATGGGCAAGGCCTACCCATGCCGCCAGCCGCTGCGCGAGTAGGCCGCCGTGCAGCAGCCCCATGGCGAACACCCCCGGCATCCCGGCCGAGCGGGCGAACTCCTCGTCGTGGTGGATCGGGTTGAAGTCTCCGCCCGCTCCGGCGTACCGGACGATGTGCGAGCGGGTCAGGGGACCGAACTCCGAGGCCGGCATCGTATCGCCCGCTGCCAGCGGGATTGGCGATGTCTGGGTGGGCGAGGTCACCGAGATCAGCCCCCCGTCTCGATCAGCACGTCGGTCTGCCGGACCACGAGCTCGTCGCGCTGGTTGGTGAAGTCCGTCTGGATCGAGATCATGGTCATCGTCCCGCCGCGCTTGCCCTCGCGCGTCGTGACACCGGACACCCGCCGCGACGCGGTGAGTTCGTCACCCACCACCACGGGACCGTGGTACTCCCAACCGCACTCTCCGTGCAGAACGCGCCGCAGGTCCAGCCCGAGTGCGGCCACCATGTCGTCATCCTCCCGCCAGTGCGCCGAAGACACGACAAACGTCGGTGGGACGGGGATGTCGGCGAAGCCGGCGGCGCGGGCGGCGTTGACGTCGGTGTACACCGGGTCCCGGTCGGCCAGCGAACGAGCGAACTCGCGGACTTTTGACCGGTCGACGGGAAACGTCATGGTGCCCAGGTCCCGGCCGGTGAGTGACTCGTCAACCACGTCCATCACCCGTCGCGGCACGCATCCGGGTGAGGGAGAGAATTCTGCCGGGCGCCCGTTCGGCCGCGCCTATGATGCCCCGTCTTCGCGCCACGCAACCTCCCGGCTAACGACTTTGTTAACGCGCGTTAGCATACAACGCTTCGCGCTGCCGGTCACCATCCGCGGCAAGCATCACCAATTCACGGATCCTGCGTGCGTATCTACAGGCTCCGCGCGAT contains:
- a CDS encoding MaoC/PaaZ C-terminal domain-containing protein — translated: MPASEFGPLTRSHIVRYAGAGGDFNPIHHDEEFARSAGMPGVFAMGLLHGGLLAQRLAAWVGLAHLRSYRIRFTGQVWPGDVLSFSGTVTGVREQGGERLADIALTVTRQTGDSAIRATAVARVI
- a CDS encoding MaoC family dehydratase N-terminal domain-containing protein, coding for MVDESLTGRDLGTMTFPVDRSKVREFARSLADRDPVYTDVNAARAAGFADIPVPPTFVVSSAHWREDDDMVAALGLDLRRVLHGECGWEYHGPVVVGDELTASRRVSGVTTREGKRGGTMTMISIQTDFTNQRDELVVRQTDVLIETGG